In a single window of the Rhinolophus ferrumequinum isolate MPI-CBG mRhiFer1 chromosome 21, mRhiFer1_v1.p, whole genome shotgun sequence genome:
- the SLC13A2 gene encoding solute carrier family 13 member 2, with product MASCWQGLWAYRTYLLVFFLPIFLLPLPLLVPAKEAYCAYAILLMALFWCTEALPLAVTALLPLVLFPLMGITKASEVCLQYFKDTNILFIGGLLVAIAVEHWNLHKRIALRVLLVVGVRPALLMLGFMLVTAFLSMWISNTATTAMMAPIAHAVLHQLQKAPKGKDAEEGSSNPAFELQEPSPQKTKLDNGQVHPVPPGPLEPTEQKSREQHRFSQGMSLCVCYSASIGGIATLTGTTPNLVLQGQINSLFSKNGNVVNFASWFSFAFPAMVILLLLAWLWLQALFLGFNFRKNFGFEGRVREQEKAALQVIQTEHKLLGPMSFAEKAVTILFVLLVLLWFTREPGFFPGWASAFPYEDGESVVSDGTVAIFISILMFIMPSDIPGLTQDPEKPGRLKAPPALLNWKTVNEKMPWNIVFLLGGGFALAQGSEDSGLSSWLGNKLTPLQSVSAPAIAFILCLLVATFTECTSNVATTTLFLPILASMAQAICLHPLYIMLPCTLSASLAFMLPVATPPNAIIFSFGGLKVTDMARTGFLLNIIGVLVIMLAINSWAYPIFDLYTFPSWAQDNTTALCMGGQANTTTPRP from the exons GAAGCCTACTGCGCCTATGCCATCCTTCTCATGGCACTCTTCTGGTGCACTGAAGCTCTGCCCCTGGCCGTCACCGCCCTCTTGCCTCTCGTCCTGTTTCCCCTGATGGGCATAACGAAGGCCTCTGAG GTTTGCCTCCAGTACTTTAAGGACACCAACATCCTGTTCATTGGGGGGCTGCTGGTGGCCATTGCTGTCGAGCACTGGAATCTGCACAAACGCATTGCCCTCCGCGTACTCCTTGTCGTCGGGGTGCGGCCTGCTCT GCTGATGCTCGGCTTCATGTTGGTCACGGCCTTCCTGTCCATGTGGATCAGCAACACGGCCACCACGGCCATGATGGCCCCCATTGCACATGCTGTCCTTCATCAGCTGCAGAAGGCACCCAAGGGCAAGGACGCTGAGGAGGGCAGCAGCAACCCCGCCTTTGAACTCCAGGAACCGAGTCCCCAGAAGACCAAACTTG ATAATGGGCAGGTCCACCCTGTCCCTCCTGGTCCTTTGGAGCCAACGGAACAGAAGAGCCGGGAGCAGCATCGCTTTTCCCAGGGCATGAGCCTGTGTGTGTGCTACTCAGCTAGCATCGGGGGCATCGCCACACTGACTGGTACCACCCCTAACCTGGTGCTGCAAGGCCAGATCAACTC GCTCTTCTCCAAAAATGGCAATGTGGTGAACTTTGCCTCCTGGTTCAGCTTTGCCTTCCCCGCAATGGTCATCTTGCTGCTGCTTGCCTGGCTTTGGCTTCAGGCCCTCTTCCTGGGGTTCAA CTTCCGGAAGAACTTTGGCTTTGAGGGACGGGTACGGGAGCAAGAGAAGGCAGCCTTACAAGTCATCCAAACGGAACACAAACTGCTGGGTCCTATGAGCTTTGCAGAAAAAGCTGTCACCATCCTCTTTGTTCTTCTGGTGCTGCTCTGGTTCACCCGGGAGCCGGGCTTTTTCCCTGGCTGGGCCAGCGCTTTTCCCTATGAGGATGGGGAAAG TGTGGTGTCTGATGGGACAGTGGCTATCTTCATCAGCATACTTATGTTCATCATGCCCTCCGACATCCCAGGGCTGACTCAGGATCCAG AAAAACCAGGGAGGCTGAaggcccctcctgccctcctcaaCTGGAAGACAGTGAACGAGAAAATGCCCTGGAATATTGTGTTCCTGCTGGGTGGTGGCTTTGCCCTAGCCCAGGGCAGTGAG GATTCAGGCCTGTCGAGTTGGCTGGGGAACAAGCTGACCCCGCTACAGTCTGTGTCGGCTCCCGCCATTGCCTTCATCCTCTGCCTCCTGGTTGCCACCTTCACTGAGTGCACCAGCAACGTGGCCACCACCACACTCTTCCTACCCATCCTAGCCTCCATG GCCCAGGCCATCTGCCTCCACCCTCTTTATATCATGCTCCCCTGCACTCTGTCCGCCTCCCTGGCCTTCATGCTGCCTGTGGCCACCCCGCCCAACGCCATCATCTTCTCTTTTGGAGGCCTCAAAGTGACTGATATG GCCCGGACGGGATTCCTGCTAAACATCATCGGCGTGCTTGTCATCATGCTGGCCATCAACAGCTGGGCCTACCCCATCTTCGACCTGTACACCTTCCCCTCCTGGGCCCAAGACAACACCACAGCCCTCTGCATGGGTGGCCAGGCAAACACCACCACGCCTCGCCCCTAG